One region of Eurosta solidaginis isolate ZX-2024a chromosome X, ASM4086904v1, whole genome shotgun sequence genomic DNA includes:
- the LOC137235420 gene encoding uncharacterized protein, which yields MTRFETLLAKSEGSAKRFDVACQLCGRNHSMRLCAEYRSKSPEERLRAVLLHKYCPNCLSPFHRVDNCKSKYRCKRCNEKHHTTLHLEDQRPARAETIVVGDDNQSDDELSIHLSGPTKSWAQQVEEAELEEEMARAEQNPSTSNLGKRSFRPLLQHERKAEKFKKERQGQDNWRQQDTELHTTSSKGSAANGRPRATKRVTRQNRNKTAPYQSNASKVDSRRALLHAVPAGFRTGRLSQTTAPSPIMRTFVPIAPTAVVRIESRGHLHLVRAIVDPCATSTIVDAELVRDLQLERQGSGQCTIILRGKFGSSTHLTTQASIVASHYRLSPPSNVDQKIANPF from the coding sequence ATGACCCGTTTCGAAACTCTATTGGCGAAGTCAGAGGGAAGCGCCAAGCGCTTCGACGTCGCCTGCCAGCTCTGTGGTAGAAATCATAGTATGAGGCTCTGCGCTGAGTACAGAAGCAAGTCGCCTGAAGAAAGGTTACGGGCTGTTCTACTACATAAATACTGCCCGAATTGTTTGTCGCCGTTTCATCGCGTTGACAACTGCAAAAGCAAATATCGATGCAAAAGGTGTAACGAGAAGCACCATACTACGCTTCACCTCGAGGACCAACGTCCTGCACGCGCAGAAACCATTGTCGTCGGCGACGACAACCAATCGGACGACGAGTTGTCGATCCACTTATCGGGACCAACTAAGTCTTGGGCCCAACAAGTCGAGGAGGCAGAGTTGGAAGAAGAAATGGCTAGAGCCGAACAAAACCCCTCAACCAGCAATCTTGGGAAGCGTAGTTTTCGGCCGCTGCTACAGCATGAACGGAAGGCGGAGAAGTTCAAGAAAGAACGACAAGGACAAGACAATTGGCGGCAGCAGGACACCGAACTCCATACCACATCATCGAAGGGAAGCGCTGCCAATGGTCGGCCCAGAGCAACTAAACGCGTAACGAGACAAAATCGAAACAAAACCGCGCCATATCAAAGTAACGCGAGCAAAGTCGACAGTAGACGAGCGCTATTACACGCCGTACCAGCCGGTTTCCGAACGGGACGCCTATCCCAGACAACGGCCCCATCACCCATCATGCGGACATTTGTGCCCATCGCACCGACTGCCGTCGTACGGATCGAATCGCGGGGCCACTTGCATTTGGTTCGAGCTAtagtcgatccctgcgccacaagCACAattgtcgatgcagagctggttcGCGACCTACAGTTAGAGCGTCAAGGATCAGGACAATGCACAATAATCCTTCGCGGGAAATTCGGGTCATCCACACACTTGACCACTCAAGCCAGCATAGTTGCaagccactatcggttgagtccgccatcaaATGTAGATCAAAAGATTGCCAATCCATTCTAA